A section of the Deltaproteobacteria bacterium genome encodes:
- a CDS encoding ATP-binding cassette domain-containing protein, with protein sequence MPNIQVTNVSKRFGGKKLFEDVDVAFSEGRRYGLTGPNGAGKSTFMKILSGELEPDTGSISRPRKTSVLKQDQFAFEEIRVLDVVIQGNKPLWAAMHEKEQLLALPNLTDDQGNRLGELEMTIAEEDGYTAESDAGELLEGLGIPTALHQNLMKEIPGGLKLRVLLAQALFGKPEALLLDEPTNNLDLDSIRWLENFLCNYQGVLITISHDRHFLNAICTHVADIDYESIITYTGGYDEMVEAKSQTRSRVESENADKQKKIAQLKDFVARFSAGTRASQVQSRKKALEKLQLSDLKRSNIERPFIKFEQKRPSGKQTLVMEKITKKWPDVTVCKDFDALVTRGEKIAIIGRNGVGKTTLCKMLVGELKPDAGTFTWGHEASVGYLAQDHREGIPDNTTCANWLHDIDPKASNEDIRGLLGRMLFKGEEGMKPTKALSGGEAVRLIFSKLMLTKDNVLVLDEPTNHLDLESIIALGEAVKRYEGTAFVVTHDRDLIASFATRLWVFRENGLTDFWGDYESYLEKHGDDIAGKRK encoded by the coding sequence ATGCCGAACATCCAGGTCACCAACGTCAGCAAGCGGTTCGGGGGCAAGAAGCTCTTCGAGGACGTGGACGTCGCCTTCTCCGAGGGCCGCCGCTACGGCCTCACCGGCCCCAACGGCGCCGGCAAGTCCACGTTCATGAAGATCCTCTCCGGCGAGCTCGAGCCCGACACCGGCTCCATCTCCCGGCCGCGCAAGACCTCCGTCCTCAAGCAGGATCAGTTCGCGTTCGAGGAGATCCGGGTCCTCGACGTGGTCATCCAGGGCAACAAGCCGCTCTGGGCCGCGATGCACGAGAAGGAGCAGCTCCTCGCGCTGCCCAACCTCACCGACGACCAGGGCAACCGGCTCGGCGAGCTGGAGATGACCATCGCCGAGGAGGACGGCTACACCGCCGAGTCCGACGCGGGCGAGCTGCTCGAGGGCCTGGGCATCCCCACCGCGCTGCACCAGAACTTGATGAAGGAGATCCCCGGCGGCCTCAAGCTGCGCGTGCTGCTCGCCCAGGCCCTCTTCGGCAAGCCCGAGGCGCTGCTCCTCGACGAGCCCACCAACAACCTCGACCTCGACTCCATTCGCTGGCTGGAGAACTTCCTCTGCAACTACCAGGGCGTGCTCATCACCATCTCGCACGACCGGCACTTCTTGAACGCGATCTGCACGCACGTCGCGGACATCGACTACGAGTCGATCATCACCTACACCGGCGGCTACGACGAGATGGTGGAGGCCAAGAGCCAGACGCGAAGCCGCGTCGAGAGCGAGAACGCCGACAAGCAGAAGAAGATCGCCCAGCTCAAGGACTTCGTCGCTCGCTTCAGCGCGGGCACGCGCGCCAGCCAGGTGCAGAGCCGCAAGAAGGCGCTGGAGAAGCTGCAGCTCTCGGATCTCAAGCGCAGCAACATCGAGCGGCCGTTCATCAAGTTCGAGCAGAAGCGCCCCAGCGGCAAGCAGACGCTGGTGATGGAGAAGATCACCAAGAAGTGGCCCGACGTCACCGTCTGCAAGGACTTCGACGCCCTCGTCACCCGCGGCGAGAAGATCGCCATCATCGGCCGCAACGGCGTGGGCAAGACCACGCTCTGCAAGATGCTGGTGGGCGAGCTCAAGCCCGACGCCGGGACTTTCACTTGGGGCCACGAAGCCAGCGTCGGTTACCTCGCGCAGGACCACCGCGAGGGCATCCCCGACAACACCACCTGCGCCAACTGGCTGCACGACATCGATCCCAAGGCCTCGAACGAGGACATCCGCGGCCTCCTGGGGCGCATGCTCTTCAAGGGCGAAGAGGGCATGAAGCCCACCAAGGCCCTCTCCGGCGGCGAGGCGGTGCGGCTCATCTTCAGCAAGCTCATGCTCACCAAGGACAACGTCCTGGTGCTCGACGAGCCGACGAACCACCTGGACCTCGAGTCGATCATCGCGCTGGGCGAGGCGGTGAAGCGCTACGAGGGCACGGCGTTCGTGGTGACCCACGACCGCGACCTCATCGCGAGCTTCGCCACGCGCCTGTGGGTCTTCCGCGAAAACGGCCTGACCGACTTCTGGGGCGACTACGAGAGCTACCTCGAGAAGCACGGCGACGACATCGCCGGCAAGAGGAAGTAG
- a CDS encoding SDR family NAD(P)-dependent oxidoreductase, whose protein sequence is MSKTIVVFGFGPGISRAVAEKFGAEGFQVALVARNAERLAEGVKALQAKGVKAAAYTCDVRDPAATRAVVARARKELGPITALQWNAYASSAGNVLEADAAALREVYDVAVTSLMAAVTEALPDLRQAKGAVLVTNGGLGLFDPNMDSMAAQYGSMGLAIGNAAKHKLVRMLALKLKPDGVHVGEVMVLGLVKGTAFDRGNATIDPTQIAKRFWEHFTERTETTVRVG, encoded by the coding sequence ATGTCCAAGACCATCGTCGTGTTCGGGTTCGGCCCCGGGATCTCGCGGGCCGTGGCGGAGAAGTTCGGCGCCGAGGGCTTCCAGGTCGCGCTGGTGGCCCGCAACGCGGAGCGGCTCGCCGAGGGCGTGAAGGCCCTCCAGGCCAAGGGCGTGAAGGCCGCGGCCTACACCTGCGACGTGCGCGATCCCGCGGCCACGCGTGCGGTCGTGGCTCGCGCGCGAAAGGAGCTCGGGCCCATCACCGCGCTGCAGTGGAATGCCTACGCGTCCTCGGCGGGCAATGTGCTCGAGGCCGACGCGGCCGCGCTGCGCGAGGTCTACGACGTGGCCGTGACCAGCCTGATGGCCGCGGTCACCGAGGCGCTGCCGGATCTGCGCCAGGCCAAGGGCGCGGTGCTGGTGACCAACGGCGGCCTCGGGCTCTTCGACCCCAACATGGACAGCATGGCCGCCCAGTACGGCTCCATGGGTCTGGCCATCGGCAACGCGGCCAAGCACAAGCTGGTGCGCATGCTGGCGCTCAAGCTCAAGCCGGACGGCGTGCACGTGGGCGAGGTGATGGTGCTCGGCCTGGTGAAGGGCACCGCGTTCGACCGCGGCAACGCGACCATCGATCCCACCCAGATCGCCAAGCGCTTCTGGGAGCACTTCACCGAGCGCACCGAGACCACGGTCCGCGTCGGTTAG